The Desulfosporosinus acidiphilus SJ4 genome has a window encoding:
- a CDS encoding response regulator, with amino-acid sequence MNTNVVEIAEDIFWVGGSDQEGGLHCNPYLLIDGDEAVLIDPGSVLDFDYVFENVCSIVPLAKIKYIVLHHQDPDLCASVPLFEQKGAVFEVVTHWRTQTIVKYYGIKSKYYSVNEHDFRLTLKSGRVLGFVQTPYLHFPGAIATYDYSSKTLFSSDLFGAFSYGWSLYAGEDYLEKMKTFHEHYMPSNDILRPVMEVFLGMDISMIAPQHGSIIRNNVTKYIKALRDLECGAFMAPLKKDLAKSGGYQLICSLVFKRYAAIFNKTEVLEAINDLDISFDQETLEISDYNYTGKVLWNLLFERFLARKGLQWLIVIEPFVKRLAEEYDISIPEVFITTLKRAEEEAVNLTNENVRLKEMNDKLNNSVREAQESLIKCPVTGLYNYQFFRNYLESELKDLLTEQFYQNPALILINTDNMAKIKFSYGDKEVDEVLKNIVYIINDLKDENTVLFRLQGASFACYLPHILKETAVEFAEKVRNEIAASNKFIEKITVSIGVISLEEIRDLDTYVNDPAEALYNIALMRVRLAKNMGMNIVCQSSSVETYQEELGRILVVDNDAMSIDVLKTFLESLNYQVFTANDGEQALEIAERQSLDLIISDVMIPKIDGFLVREKLLSQSHTKNIPFILISHLKNDDSVKRAMSLNIDHYLKKPFMLSELLGLVTNRVKGAAFL; translated from the coding sequence ATGAATACGAATGTCGTTGAAATAGCTGAAGATATCTTTTGGGTTGGAGGGAGTGACCAGGAAGGCGGCCTTCACTGCAATCCCTATCTGCTAATTGATGGAGATGAGGCGGTTCTCATTGATCCCGGCTCAGTCCTGGATTTTGATTATGTCTTTGAAAATGTTTGCAGTATAGTTCCCTTAGCTAAAATCAAATACATTGTACTCCATCACCAAGATCCAGACCTGTGTGCCAGTGTCCCTTTGTTTGAGCAGAAAGGTGCAGTGTTTGAGGTTGTGACCCATTGGCGGACTCAAACCATAGTAAAGTATTATGGTATCAAGTCCAAGTACTATAGTGTAAACGAACACGACTTCAGGCTAACTTTAAAATCAGGGAGAGTTTTGGGTTTTGTACAAACACCGTATCTTCATTTTCCAGGCGCTATAGCAACGTACGATTATTCTTCAAAGACCCTATTTTCCAGTGATCTTTTTGGAGCCTTTTCCTACGGCTGGAGTCTTTATGCCGGAGAAGATTATCTTGAGAAAATGAAAACGTTTCATGAACACTACATGCCTTCTAATGATATCTTAAGACCTGTTATGGAAGTCTTCCTCGGCATGGACATATCTATGATCGCTCCTCAACATGGATCGATTATTAGGAATAACGTGACAAAGTATATAAAGGCCTTAAGGGATTTAGAATGCGGGGCATTTATGGCCCCGCTTAAAAAAGATCTTGCTAAGTCTGGCGGGTATCAATTAATCTGCAGCTTAGTCTTTAAGCGCTATGCAGCTATTTTTAACAAGACCGAAGTACTTGAAGCAATTAATGACTTAGATATCAGTTTTGATCAAGAGACTTTGGAAATTTCCGATTATAATTATACAGGTAAGGTACTGTGGAATTTGCTGTTCGAACGTTTTTTGGCTCGCAAAGGACTACAGTGGCTTATAGTCATTGAACCTTTTGTCAAACGGTTAGCCGAGGAATATGATATCTCAATTCCGGAGGTATTTATTACAACCTTAAAGCGAGCTGAAGAAGAAGCTGTCAATCTAACGAACGAAAACGTAAGACTTAAGGAAATGAATGATAAACTTAATAACAGTGTTAGAGAGGCTCAGGAGAGTCTTATTAAATGTCCTGTTACGGGTTTATATAACTATCAATTTTTTAGAAATTATCTGGAGAGTGAACTGAAAGATTTACTTACTGAACAGTTTTATCAAAACCCGGCTCTAATCCTTATTAATACCGACAATATGGCTAAAATCAAATTCTCATACGGCGATAAAGAAGTTGATGAGGTTTTAAAGAACATTGTTTACATAATAAATGACCTCAAAGATGAAAATACGGTTTTATTTAGGCTTCAGGGTGCATCCTTTGCCTGCTATCTTCCGCACATCTTAAAGGAAACAGCTGTAGAATTTGCAGAAAAGGTTCGAAATGAGATCGCCGCTTCCAATAAGTTTATTGAGAAAATAACGGTATCCATTGGGGTCATTAGTTTGGAAGAAATAAGGGATCTGGATACCTATGTCAACGATCCTGCTGAAGCATTGTATAATATTGCCCTCATGAGAGTAAGGCTTGCCAAAAATATGGGTATGAACATCGTGTGTCAAAGCTCTTCGGTAGAAACCTATCAAGAGGAGCTAGGCAGAATTTTGGTAGTAGATAACGATGCTATGAGTATCGATGTTTTGAAAACCTTCCTGGAAAGTTTAAATTATCAAGTTTTTACAGCGAACGACGGGGAACAAGCCCTGGAGATTGCTGAAAGGCAAAGCTTGGATCTCATTATTTCAGACGTTATGATCCCGAAAATAGACGGCTTTTTAGTCCGCGAAAAACTTTTGTCTCAATCCCATACCAAGAATATTCCCTTTATTCTCATCTCACATTTAAAAAATGACGATTCGGTCAAGAGAGCCATGAGCTTAAATATAGACCATTATCTTAAAAAACCCTTTATGCTTTCTGAATTACTTGGTTTAGTTACCAATAGGGTCAAAGGAGCAGCTTTTCTATGA
- a CDS encoding LapA family protein — protein sequence MIILILTLVFALLVAIFAVQNADSVIIQFFWVTEKVPLVLVILASALAGALIVFLLAIWREFRYKRKKAVNSKPLATSDVIAHKEKEETPEPEAK from the coding sequence ATGATCATCTTAATATTGACTTTAGTCTTTGCTTTGCTTGTTGCGATTTTTGCCGTGCAAAATGCTGATTCGGTAATAATTCAATTTTTCTGGGTTACGGAAAAAGTCCCCCTGGTTTTAGTGATTTTGGCCTCGGCTTTAGCAGGAGCCCTTATTGTGTTCCTTTTAGCGATATGGAGAGAGTTCAGATACAAAAGGAAGAAAGCGGTTAATTCTAAACCACTCGCAACCAGTGATGTAATAGCTCATAAAGAGAAGGAGGAAACACCAGAACCTGAAGCTAAGTGA
- a CDS encoding glycosyltransferase — MNYSIQLSMVVVFFLSALNLVIIGSLLYGRLHNSIAEGISLEQQRRLLKLLSGKIVDLKQKGLIINYLNLRETIELNEQTIGNVNKAVDIFKSNRNYLQKLKSRSRIKRIEAAVFLGFMGNDAARIAMEKAILREKDYPVKLYIANALTEIADPESLPVLVSSLKNSHRWYRERVNMLISDFGDAFNAYLTQISGSELIEIKELIVDFASVNFSETVKDYLLELIDCKEEAIKKLQTLYGASTEKACRNCIFYAGSEDQDKGVCKFQGAVSSSYVCQRHQVLPVSVNYKENYTKLVYKAADILARYYPKVLDHPKYLSSEDIELRNLAIQSLANIKTLGNLTKVLSLLNNEGNARSVVNSVTKIIERNPSYIHVVVKQFEKEKDSAVRLRLSEILANKIAYFIMKLGKQDGKAVGDIIKQVILLGHTSEVIDFLNKNKDLDLENELLAIIKDVIRQSDKHKNEFKRYLNERLVHKCGLIKTEEIPAKKEEQKDWKLIRSLYLILFSILVFFPTLYCLRHQDILFTAPLAEQVKLFVIDFNYYLAYYSITINLIYLTLLALSYVNVKKQLKLWRIKSLSLLFKPKMLPTISIIAPAYNEEKTIIESANSLLNLKYPDYELVIVNDGSKDNTLEVLINYFDLMRVDYVFDNKLNTKPIRGVYQNRSIPKLIVVDKDNGGKADSLNAGINISNKEYFCGIDADSLLEDDALLKLASLTLDKGVETPALGGNIFPINGCTIERGQIKDVRIPENPLARFQTIEYIRAFMAGRLGWALTNSLLIISGAFGLFRKERVISVGGYLTSSGKYAKDTVGEDMELVVRISRLMRELGQNYRICYAFNANCWTEVPEDLESLKKQRYRWHKGLIDILTFHKTMLFNPRYGRIGIVAMPYFLFFEMIGPLLEALGYLMVIAAFILGLLNAQIALLLFISTILMGVLVSVSSLLIAEKDKTYFKLRDIMLLIIYAIIENFGPRQLFSLWRVGGYLNMLKKPGGWDKPVRRGFTAKV; from the coding sequence ATGAACTATAGTATTCAGCTTAGCATGGTTGTTGTCTTTTTCTTAAGCGCTTTAAATCTCGTTATAATTGGCAGCTTGCTGTACGGAAGACTCCACAATTCTATAGCTGAAGGGATATCATTAGAACAGCAACGAAGATTGTTGAAATTATTATCGGGAAAAATTGTCGATCTAAAACAAAAAGGTTTGATTATCAACTATTTAAATCTTAGGGAGACTATTGAACTGAATGAGCAAACTATTGGAAATGTCAACAAAGCCGTGGATATATTCAAATCCAATAGGAACTATTTGCAAAAGCTTAAATCCAGGTCCCGAATAAAGAGAATTGAGGCAGCTGTTTTTCTTGGGTTCATGGGAAACGATGCTGCTCGGATAGCAATGGAAAAGGCTATTTTGCGGGAAAAAGATTATCCTGTCAAATTATATATTGCCAATGCTTTGACGGAGATTGCTGACCCTGAATCACTGCCGGTGCTCGTTTCCTCATTAAAAAATTCTCATCGTTGGTATAGAGAACGGGTAAATATGTTAATCTCAGACTTTGGGGACGCTTTCAACGCCTATTTAACTCAAATTTCCGGCAGCGAACTTATTGAGATTAAGGAACTCATTGTAGATTTTGCGTCTGTCAATTTTTCTGAGACTGTAAAAGACTATTTGCTGGAATTAATCGATTGTAAAGAGGAAGCCATTAAGAAACTTCAGACTCTCTATGGAGCTAGTACTGAGAAAGCATGCCGTAACTGCATTTTTTATGCTGGATCAGAGGATCAGGACAAAGGCGTTTGTAAATTCCAAGGAGCAGTCAGCTCATCTTACGTGTGCCAAAGACACCAAGTACTTCCCGTCAGTGTCAATTATAAGGAAAACTATACTAAATTGGTTTACAAGGCCGCTGATATATTGGCGCGCTATTATCCTAAAGTTTTGGATCATCCTAAGTACTTAAGTTCCGAGGATATAGAGCTTAGAAACCTTGCGATTCAATCACTGGCCAACATTAAGACGCTGGGTAATTTAACCAAGGTGCTTTCTCTGCTGAACAATGAGGGCAATGCCAGAAGTGTGGTTAATTCCGTTACCAAAATCATTGAACGCAATCCCAGTTATATCCATGTGGTAGTAAAGCAATTCGAAAAAGAAAAAGACTCCGCGGTTCGCCTCAGGTTATCCGAAATTCTGGCTAATAAAATAGCTTATTTCATTATGAAATTGGGTAAACAGGACGGAAAAGCGGTCGGAGACATTATTAAGCAGGTCATTCTTCTAGGACATACCAGCGAAGTTATTGATTTCTTAAATAAAAACAAGGACTTGGACCTTGAAAATGAACTGTTGGCGATTATTAAAGACGTCATCAGGCAATCTGACAAACATAAGAACGAATTTAAGCGCTACTTAAATGAGAGACTTGTCCATAAATGTGGTCTGATTAAGACTGAGGAGATACCGGCTAAAAAGGAAGAACAAAAGGACTGGAAGCTTATCCGCAGCCTTTATCTTATCTTGTTCTCAATCCTTGTATTTTTCCCCACTCTTTATTGCCTAAGGCATCAGGATATTCTTTTTACAGCCCCTCTTGCGGAACAAGTCAAGCTATTTGTCATCGATTTTAACTATTACCTAGCTTATTACTCTATAACCATTAATTTGATCTATCTGACCCTGCTGGCACTTTCCTATGTTAATGTAAAAAAACAGCTCAAACTATGGAGGATAAAAAGTCTTTCCCTCTTGTTTAAGCCTAAAATGCTTCCCACTATTTCGATTATTGCTCCGGCCTACAATGAAGAAAAAACGATTATTGAGAGTGCTAATTCACTGCTTAATCTCAAATACCCCGACTATGAACTTGTCATTGTTAATGACGGATCAAAAGATAATACTCTGGAAGTGTTAATTAACTATTTTGATCTGATGAGGGTTGATTATGTGTTTGACAATAAATTAAACACGAAGCCTATACGAGGGGTTTATCAGAATCGTTCAATTCCCAAACTTATTGTTGTAGACAAGGATAATGGGGGGAAAGCTGACTCCCTAAACGCAGGAATCAATATCTCCAACAAAGAATATTTCTGTGGGATTGATGCCGATTCTCTGCTTGAAGATGATGCTTTGCTTAAATTAGCTTCACTGACGTTAGACAAGGGTGTTGAAACACCGGCGTTAGGCGGAAATATCTTTCCTATCAATGGGTGTACCATTGAACGGGGGCAAATTAAAGATGTTCGGATACCCGAGAATCCGTTAGCGCGATTTCAAACCATCGAATATATCAGGGCGTTTATGGCCGGGCGTTTGGGCTGGGCTTTAACGAATAGTTTGCTCATTATTTCCGGAGCATTTGGCCTCTTCCGAAAGGAACGAGTTATCAGCGTTGGCGGGTATCTCACGAGCAGCGGTAAATATGCTAAAGATACTGTAGGCGAAGATATGGAGTTAGTTGTTCGTATCAGCAGGTTAATGAGAGAGTTGGGCCAAAACTATAGAATTTGTTACGCCTTCAATGCCAATTGCTGGACGGAAGTCCCTGAAGATCTCGAAAGTTTAAAGAAACAGCGCTATCGCTGGCACAAGGGTCTGATAGACATCTTAACGTTTCATAAAACGATGTTGTTTAATCCGAGATATGGCAGAATAGGGATTGTTGCCATGCCTTATTTTCTATTCTTTGAGATGATCGGTCCTCTTCTTGAAGCCTTGGGTTATCTCATGGTCATCGCAGCTTTTATATTAGGGTTACTAAATGCTCAAATTGCCCTTCTTCTCTTTATATCTACCATTTTAATGGGTGTGCTTGTATCCGTCTCTTCGTTACTCATTGCGGAAAAAGACAAGACGTATTTCAAGCTGCGTGATATCATGCTACTAATAATTTACGCCATAATTGAGAATTTTGGCCCCAGACAGCTTTTTAGTTTATGGCGCGTGGGGGGCTATTTGAACATGCTGAAAAAACCCGGTGGCTGGGATAAACCGGTGAGAAGGGGGTTCACAGCAAAGGTATAG